The Desulfoscipio gibsoniae DSM 7213 genome contains a region encoding:
- a CDS encoding Wadjet anti-phage system protein JetD domain-containing protein, which produces MVSPLQANILDTLVSKYETRKDYGRSEKNGRRTMLHVNKKNFPDYFHVSDSSFKREFNLDAEALADQCFIKIAWERFSEKEVIEKLILLEENLLQIYELLGRTPKQVKYERIDKIVEDFIVTAPKLLLSFYSDLKSRFKEFAELPSIINIDSEIETKDALYGLHELIKNKEEIPRRNWSIKLYQDSKKWEKLQGKIIKVVRDYLLTDESDFLEDNQLLGEYGILNNPQLILMSGNIIMNKNGKTIDFSLFKPDFGVNPRFFDDCDIEIIEADAIITVENLTSYYDYLYHKAKHQVNQIVLYLGGYHNYGRRLILNKLNDFLKRNHYSVPFYHWGDIDLHGFHIWKHLRNKTGIDFRPLFMDESTYINHLSDGKPIKETDLSQIKKLLEQEEYNIFHDVIHQMLKHKRTIEQEAIYLVKN; this is translated from the coding sequence GTGGTTAGCCCGTTACAAGCAAATATATTAGATACGCTTGTTAGCAAATATGAAACACGTAAGGATTACGGCAGGTCTGAAAAAAATGGGAGAAGAACAATGCTGCATGTTAATAAGAAAAACTTCCCAGATTATTTTCATGTTAGTGACAGCAGTTTCAAACGAGAGTTTAATCTTGATGCAGAAGCATTAGCAGATCAGTGTTTCATAAAAATTGCATGGGAAAGATTTAGCGAAAAAGAAGTGATAGAGAAGCTGATATTATTAGAGGAAAACCTTCTTCAAATATATGAACTGTTAGGAAGGACACCCAAACAGGTAAAGTATGAGCGTATTGATAAAATCGTAGAGGATTTTATTGTAACAGCACCAAAACTCCTGTTATCATTTTACAGTGATTTAAAATCTCGGTTTAAGGAGTTTGCAGAGCTTCCTTCAATTATAAATATTGATTCTGAAATTGAAACTAAAGATGCACTTTACGGGTTGCATGAGTTAATAAAAAACAAAGAAGAAATTCCGAGGAGAAATTGGAGTATAAAGTTATACCAGGATTCAAAAAAATGGGAGAAGTTACAGGGTAAAATTATAAAAGTTGTTCGGGATTATCTTTTAACCGATGAAAGTGATTTTTTAGAAGACAATCAATTGTTGGGGGAGTATGGTATTTTAAATAATCCTCAACTTATTCTCATGTCCGGAAATATCATTATGAATAAAAATGGGAAAACTATAGACTTTTCTCTATTCAAACCAGACTTTGGGGTTAATCCAAGATTCTTCGACGACTGTGATATTGAGATAATAGAGGCAGATGCGATAATTACAGTTGAAAATTTAACTTCCTATTATGACTACTTATACCATAAAGCTAAACATCAAGTTAATCAAATTGTGTTATATCTTGGAGGTTACCATAATTATGGCCGGCGTCTGATATTAAATAAATTGAATGATTTTTTAAAAAGAAATCATTATTCAGTACCATTTTATCATTGGGGTGATATAGATTTACATGGATTTCATATTTGGAAGCATTTAAGGAATAAGACGGGAATTGACTTTAGACCATTATTTATGGATGAATCAACTTATATAAACCATTTGAGTGATGGCAAGCCAATTAAAGAAACGGACCTTTCGCAAATTAAAAAACTGTTGGAACAAGAAGAGTATAATATTTTTCATGACGTTATTCACCAAATGTTAAAACACAAACGAACGATAGAGCAGGAGGCTATCTATCTAGTAAAAAATTAG
- a CDS encoding ATP-binding protein, whose product MRILNKLKMIDWHYFQDETINFETSTLITGDNGAGKSTIIDALQVLFVANLKQIKFNSSAHDQNTKRTIKTYLRGKTGTEGSQEYLRNTDDFSSYLVLEIMHSVTGKSYLIGVVFDVSVLNNDEEHTFFKIDEEALRDNLFYVEEGLARNREQFFQYLKQQGIKYKQYKNNIGEYLSDLRQLCGGVRDSFSSIIQKGISFTPITNLRKFVYDYILDEEPVDVETMQDYFEKFKELESIIIETEKEIRALEEIEAQYVEIAKTDRNITIGYYMIKRSAWKQQEIKFNSLQEKVEKEKVALGQHEAKKKILKDEFNKLNTAIDSLTTRIAKHDITIKEQDLKKKIEQLNKDLEDIKDKRKNLLFNISVETKERSELLSKLQENGAPYEIIKVVLDGSTVWHYLTETGELEHFPKNYSLHNQQWKAGFNWLQDQQRQWQKQKKEYYEAKYDVEKKIKELKRNQILTSDHPSMKLKQLLKENLVAANGAEVPVHILCEVIDVKNETWKNAVEGYLHTQKFDLLVPTGYFDDALSCYERYKFTHQIERVGLVNTDKIIEEQRRPLFRSLAEEVTTNIDYVQAYVNRLLGALIKCESERELKKYKRSITATCMVYQNHTARQIARERYEVPYIGKEAIQVQLQQKIKELKNIEEDISKISEKINSVDRILKTVPDKRDRYASWFKMWSDISKQGQIEEELLNKKQELLHLDKTEVEKLEEEKGQLIEERDENLATKIEENSSSITSCRINIKDWLEESDVVQEAVNEKKRDYHTYLEQLSDELIKICDEKWLNEIRRKNEQTIFKNYDESTQGLNTKRAKLFTPFVRLRTEFNGHFGFGGDPTSDSNEEYQKRLSFLRESSLIEYKGKAEEARKKAQETFQEHFIAKLKENIERAQANFKRLDQAMKDMQFGTDCYRFRLHGKYDMLHYYRMITDPDLYLGHSLFSHVFKEKHGEVVEDLFLKIAEEQDQFSESLNFYTDYRSYLDFELEIIDEKGRETKFSKVALEKSGGETQVPFYVAILASFYHTYQMYRTTDTLRLVIFDEAFNRMDADRVEESIRFILKMGFQAIIVAPTGKIQLLAPHLPNTLIVMKDNFVSYVERFSRNDVINWIEEEGMGSG is encoded by the coding sequence ATGAGGATTTTGAACAAACTGAAGATGATTGATTGGCATTATTTTCAGGATGAGACTATTAACTTTGAAACGAGTACGTTAATTACAGGTGATAATGGAGCCGGAAAGTCAACTATTATTGATGCTCTACAGGTATTATTTGTTGCAAACCTTAAACAAATAAAGTTCAATTCCTCTGCACATGACCAGAATACAAAGCGAACAATCAAAACATATTTGAGGGGCAAAACAGGAACGGAAGGCTCACAAGAATATTTAAGAAATACAGATGACTTTTCGTCTTATTTGGTGTTAGAAATAATGCATTCAGTGACCGGTAAATCATATCTTATTGGTGTGGTTTTTGATGTTAGCGTTCTAAATAATGATGAGGAGCATACTTTCTTCAAAATAGATGAAGAGGCATTACGTGATAATTTATTCTATGTTGAGGAAGGACTTGCCCGTAACAGAGAACAATTTTTTCAATACCTAAAGCAACAGGGGATAAAGTATAAGCAATACAAAAATAACATTGGAGAATATTTAAGCGATTTGCGCCAATTGTGTGGTGGTGTCAGAGACTCGTTTTCTTCAATAATCCAAAAGGGCATTTCTTTTACGCCAATTACAAATTTACGGAAATTTGTTTATGATTATATTTTGGACGAAGAGCCCGTTGATGTTGAAACCATGCAGGATTACTTTGAAAAGTTTAAAGAACTGGAATCCATCATTATTGAAACAGAAAAAGAAATAAGAGCTCTTGAAGAAATTGAAGCTCAGTATGTAGAAATCGCTAAAACGGATCGAAATATTACCATTGGCTATTATATGATTAAACGTTCGGCTTGGAAACAACAGGAGATTAAATTTAACTCATTGCAAGAGAAGGTAGAAAAAGAGAAAGTAGCTTTGGGCCAACATGAAGCAAAGAAAAAAATATTAAAAGATGAGTTTAATAAGTTAAATACAGCTATTGACTCTTTAACGACTAGAATTGCAAAGCACGATATAACGATCAAAGAGCAGGATTTAAAGAAAAAAATAGAGCAATTAAATAAAGATTTAGAAGATATTAAAGATAAAAGAAAGAATCTTCTTTTTAATATATCCGTGGAGACAAAGGAACGCTCAGAGCTCCTCAGTAAACTTCAAGAGAATGGTGCGCCTTACGAAATTATTAAGGTCGTCCTGGATGGTTCCACGGTTTGGCATTATTTAACGGAAACAGGAGAACTAGAGCATTTTCCTAAAAATTATTCACTTCATAATCAACAATGGAAAGCAGGATTTAATTGGTTACAAGACCAACAAAGGCAATGGCAGAAACAAAAAAAAGAGTACTATGAAGCGAAGTATGATGTTGAAAAGAAAATCAAGGAATTAAAAAGGAACCAAATATTAACAAGCGATCATCCATCTATGAAACTGAAACAGCTCTTAAAGGAAAATCTTGTTGCAGCGAATGGGGCTGAAGTGCCGGTACATATTTTATGTGAAGTGATAGATGTGAAAAATGAAACATGGAAGAATGCAGTGGAAGGCTATTTGCACACGCAAAAGTTTGATTTGTTAGTGCCAACTGGATATTTTGATGACGCACTGTCTTGTTACGAGAGATATAAGTTTACACATCAGATTGAAAGGGTTGGATTGGTCAACACCGATAAAATTATAGAAGAGCAAAGGAGGCCGCTTTTCAGAAGCTTAGCCGAAGAGGTGACAACTAATATTGATTATGTACAAGCATATGTCAATCGGCTGTTAGGTGCATTAATCAAGTGTGAGTCTGAACGGGAGCTAAAAAAATATAAACGTAGTATTACAGCAACGTGTATGGTCTATCAAAATCATACAGCAAGGCAAATTGCCAGAGAAAGATATGAAGTTCCATACATTGGTAAAGAAGCCATACAGGTGCAGTTGCAACAAAAAATCAAAGAGCTAAAGAATATAGAAGAGGATATATCGAAAATTTCAGAAAAGATAAACAGTGTTGATAGGATTTTAAAAACGGTACCGGATAAACGTGATCGCTATGCTAGCTGGTTTAAAATGTGGTCAGATATTTCAAAGCAAGGTCAGATTGAAGAAGAGTTATTAAATAAAAAGCAGGAATTATTGCATTTAGATAAAACAGAAGTTGAAAAATTGGAAGAAGAAAAAGGCCAACTTATTGAAGAGAGAGATGAGAATCTCGCCACAAAAATTGAAGAAAATAGCAGCTCGATCACTAGTTGTAGGATAAATATTAAGGATTGGTTAGAGGAAAGTGATGTTGTTCAAGAAGCAGTAAATGAAAAGAAGAGGGATTATCACACGTATCTGGAGCAATTGTCGGATGAACTCATTAAGATATGTGATGAAAAGTGGTTAAATGAGATTCGGAGAAAAAATGAGCAGACAATTTTTAAAAACTACGATGAGAGTACACAGGGCTTAAATACTAAGAGAGCAAAACTATTTACGCCATTTGTCCGACTGCGAACTGAATTCAATGGGCATTTTGGCTTTGGTGGAGATCCAACAAGTGATAGTAATGAAGAGTATCAGAAACGATTGTCCTTCCTTAGAGAATCCAGCTTAATTGAGTATAAGGGCAAAGCGGAGGAAGCACGTAAAAAGGCTCAGGAGACGTTTCAGGAGCACTTCATCGCAAAGCTAAAAGAAAATATCGAACGCGCACAGGCAAATTTTAAAAGGCTTGATCAAGCTATGAAAGATATGCAGTTCGGGACAGACTGCTATAGATTTAGGTTGCATGGTAAATATGATATGCTCCATTATTATCGGATGATAACTGATCCTGATTTATATTTGGGACATTCCTTATTTAGTCATGTTTTTAAGGAAAAGCATGGTGAGGTAGTTGAGGACCTCTTCTTAAAAATTGCAGAGGAACAAGATCAATTTTCTGAGTCATTAAACTTCTACACCGATTATAGGAGTTACCTGGATTTTGAATTAGAAATAATTGATGAAAAGGGACGTGAAACTAAATTTTCAAAAGTTGCCCTGGAGAAATCCGGCGGAGAAACCCAAGTTCCGTTTTATGTCGCTATCTTGGCATCTTTTTATCATACGTATCAAATGTATCGAACAACCGATACATTGAGGTTGGTTATTTTTGATGAGGCGTTTAATCGAATGGACGCTGACCGTGTTGAGGAATCCATTAGGTTTATTTTAAAAATGGGGTTTCAGGCAATCATAGTAGCACCAACTGGTAAGATTCAATTATTGGCACCTCATCTGCCAAATACCCTTATCGTCATGAAGGATAATTTTGTTAGTTATGTTGAACGTTTTTCACGAAATGACGTTATTAACTGGATTGAGGAGGAGGGAATGGGGAGTGGTTAG
- a CDS encoding DUF4194 domain-containing protein — MEWLKEYEVMAEKEKHFFKECTNTLLAQTYLVAKRKKDLPLYRFCERRFDLIKNYLLLSGWQLNHLKAQGVISVHNQLDNNRHKFVLSDTLFLFIIRLLYDEKVKELNLTQQVIINNRDIYEKYVALNIKQRLPAQDEYTRTLKLFQNHSLVELVSGGWTDYDATIVLYPSLIVAVSNRALDKITEWLQAKADDGGDGYEDFEQTEDD, encoded by the coding sequence ATGGAATGGTTAAAGGAATATGAGGTAATGGCGGAAAAGGAGAAGCATTTTTTTAAGGAATGTACTAATACCTTGCTAGCCCAGACATACCTGGTAGCTAAAAGGAAGAAGGATTTACCGTTATACCGGTTCTGTGAACGGCGGTTCGATCTTATTAAGAATTATTTATTGTTATCTGGCTGGCAGCTCAATCATTTAAAGGCCCAGGGTGTCATATCTGTGCATAATCAACTTGATAATAACCGGCACAAGTTTGTATTATCGGACACTCTTTTTCTATTTATTATTAGACTTTTATATGATGAAAAAGTAAAGGAATTAAATCTTACCCAGCAAGTTATAATTAATAACCGTGACATTTATGAAAAGTATGTAGCCTTAAATATTAAACAGAGACTTCCGGCTCAAGATGAGTATACGCGGACACTGAAGTTGTTTCAAAATCATTCATTAGTTGAATTAGTGTCTGGTGGCTGGACTGATTATGATGCTACGATTGTTCTTTATCCTTCATTAATTGTAGCGGTTTCGAACCGGGCACTTGATAAGATAACAGAATGGTTACAGGCCAAAGCTGATGATGGGGGTGATGGGTATGAGGATTTTGAACAAACTGAAGATGATTGA
- a CDS encoding ParB/RepB/Spo0J family partition protein → MERVERLITQVETACVKDNQVLSLSVNRHDVERCARVIREYGLLTPPVVGDFPDGTRMVLSGECEFLALREMGVRSVEAVAVSVLEEQDSSKLALLLASLRKSPNALSEGMLVAQLVKTGQYTQSQVAEMLGKSVSWVNKRISLITRLHPAVQELVTLRQLCPHSAQEIARLPEEIQHNFATKVVQEGLPKSAVEILVETYNKEGCPDSFKEQMLEHPRHALEKIADIRTVRTIRNRKEKDIPPSGQTLRNDLVLLLRCISDAQRQLGGLNHPSLLQQRSLLARSRDALIRFVSLLDFHLETMEVSPGKPGKEAASYGH, encoded by the coding sequence ATGGAAAGAGTGGAACGACTCATTACACAGGTAGAAACGGCCTGTGTAAAAGACAATCAGGTATTGTCCCTCTCGGTAAATCGGCATGATGTAGAGCGCTGTGCACGGGTAATCCGGGAGTACGGTCTGCTTACGCCTCCGGTAGTGGGGGACTTCCCAGATGGCACCCGCATGGTGTTATCTGGAGAATGTGAGTTTCTTGCCCTTCGGGAAATGGGCGTCAGAAGTGTGGAGGCGGTAGCGGTTTCTGTTTTGGAGGAACAGGACAGCAGCAAACTTGCCCTACTCCTGGCGTCGCTGCGAAAAAGCCCCAATGCGCTCAGCGAGGGTATGCTGGTTGCACAATTGGTTAAAACAGGGCAGTATACCCAATCACAAGTAGCCGAAATGCTGGGCAAGTCGGTTAGTTGGGTCAACAAGCGGATCAGCCTGATCACCAGGCTCCATCCGGCGGTACAGGAACTGGTGACATTGAGGCAACTCTGCCCGCACAGCGCCCAGGAAATCGCGCGCCTGCCGGAAGAAATACAACACAACTTTGCCACGAAAGTGGTACAGGAAGGACTGCCTAAATCTGCCGTGGAGATACTGGTGGAAACCTACAACAAAGAAGGGTGCCCGGATTCGTTTAAGGAACAAATGCTGGAGCATCCCCGCCACGCTTTGGAAAAGATAGCGGATATCCGTACGGTAAGAACCATACGCAACCGCAAAGAAAAAGATATACCGCCCTCCGGTCAAACATTGCGTAACGACCTGGTTCTACTGCTGCGCTGCATCTCAGATGCCCAGCGGCAACTGGGCGGTCTGAATCACCCGTCGCTATTACAGCAACGTAGTCTCCTGGCCCGGAGCCGGGATGCCTTGATCCGGTTTGTCTCTTTGTTGGACTTTCATCTGGAAACAATGGAAGTTTCCCCGGGGAAACCCGGAAAGGAGGCAGCAAGCTATGGCCATTGA